One genomic region from Evansella sp. LMS18 encodes:
- a CDS encoding glutamate-1-semialdehyde 2,1-aminomutase, with translation MNTRKSEELYNEAQEVIVGGVNSPSRSFKAVGGGSPVFMERGKGAYFWDVDGNKYIDYLAAYGPIITGHAHPHIAEAIKEAAEDGVLYGTPTVHENKFAKMLQEAIPSMEKIRFVNSGTEAVMTTIRVARAYTGRDKIIKFAGCYHGHSDLVLVAAGSGPSTLGNPDSAGVPESIAKEVITVPFNDIESFREALERWGDQVAGVLVEPIVGNFGIVEPEEGFLRKVNDLTHEADALVIYDEVITAFRFMYGGAQNLLGVEPDITALGKIIGGGLPIGAYGGKKAIMEQVAPLGPAYQAGTMAGNPASIRSGIACLELLQKDGVYENLDKLGAKLEDGLNSLISKYEIPAVINRLKGAITLYFDVKEVRNYKDAEDSSGEMFAFFFREMLKEGINLAPSKYEAWFLTTEHSEEDIEQTLKAAERVFTNWNNA, from the coding sequence ATGAATACGAGAAAATCAGAAGAATTATATAACGAAGCACAGGAAGTAATCGTCGGAGGAGTAAACAGTCCTTCCAGGTCTTTTAAAGCTGTAGGCGGCGGCTCCCCCGTTTTTATGGAGCGGGGAAAAGGAGCTTACTTCTGGGATGTGGACGGCAACAAGTACATAGATTATCTTGCCGCATACGGTCCGATCATTACCGGCCACGCACACCCCCACATAGCTGAAGCAATTAAGGAAGCAGCTGAAGACGGTGTACTGTACGGGACTCCTACTGTTCATGAAAACAAATTTGCGAAAATGCTTCAGGAAGCGATCCCGTCTATGGAAAAAATAAGGTTTGTTAATTCAGGAACGGAAGCAGTGATGACAACCATCCGGGTTGCACGCGCATACACAGGGAGAGATAAAATCATCAAATTCGCAGGCTGCTACCACGGCCATTCAGATCTCGTCCTTGTAGCTGCAGGCTCCGGGCCGTCCACCCTTGGAAACCCGGACTCTGCAGGGGTACCTGAAAGCATCGCAAAAGAAGTCATTACTGTCCCATTTAATGATATCGAAAGTTTCCGGGAAGCTTTGGAACGCTGGGGCGATCAGGTGGCAGGAGTACTTGTCGAGCCGATTGTTGGCAATTTCGGAATTGTTGAGCCGGAAGAAGGCTTTTTGAGAAAGGTGAACGACCTCACCCACGAGGCTGACGCTCTTGTTATCTATGACGAAGTGATTACAGCATTTCGTTTTATGTACGGGGGAGCCCAGAATCTGCTCGGAGTTGAACCTGATATCACCGCACTCGGAAAAATAATTGGCGGCGGCCTGCCAATAGGAGCTTACGGCGGAAAGAAAGCTATTATGGAACAAGTTGCACCTCTTGGGCCAGCCTACCAGGCCGGTACGATGGCAGGGAATCCAGCCTCCATCCGTTCAGGGATTGCCTGCCTGGAATTGCTCCAGAAAGACGGTGTATACGAAAACTTAGACAAGCTCGGCGCTAAACTGGAAGATGGCTTAAACTCTCTGATTAGTAAATATGAAATCCCGGCTGTCATTAACCGTCTGAAGGGGGCTATCACCCTCTACTTTGACGTAAAGGAAGTAAGGAATTATAAGGATGCAGAGGATAGCAGCGGAGAGATGTTCGCCTTCTTCTTCAGGGAAATGCTTAAAGAAGGAATTAATCTTGCGCCATCCAAGTATGAAGCATGGTTCCTGACAACCGAGCATAGCGAAGAGGATATCGAACAGACGCTTAAGGCGGCAGAACGAGTGTTTACAAACTGGAATAATGCATAA
- a CDS encoding ATP-binding cassette domain-containing protein, whose protein sequence is MNVIEVHKLRKEFKSFSSRSGLAGAFRDLFTRNYKILRAVDDIDLHVKQGEMVGYIGENGAGKSTTIKMLTGILTPTAGTVRINGMDPHKEREKFVRTIGVVFGQRSQLWWDIAVQESFRLLKKVYKVSDEDYNSHMKEVIETLEIESLLDKPVRKLSLGQRMRCELAAALIHNPPLLFLDEPTIGLDVLVKMKIRAFLKEINRKYKTTILLTTHDLADIEALCDRVVLLDKGKIIYDGRLEQLQKNWVEGKQVHFEFMHPVQENSLIELTSQFEVNWRQGERSNLWTATVEGEDEEVSRLMSEVMSRHTISDVKINQVSTEEIIRNIYEEGIVNG, encoded by the coding sequence ATGAATGTAATTGAAGTTCACAAGCTGAGAAAAGAGTTTAAGTCGTTTTCCAGCCGTTCCGGTCTTGCTGGAGCGTTCCGTGATCTTTTTACGCGCAATTATAAAATACTCCGTGCAGTGGATGATATAGATCTCCATGTGAAACAGGGAGAGATGGTAGGCTACATCGGGGAAAACGGAGCGGGGAAATCCACAACAATCAAGATGCTCACAGGGATACTGACACCTACCGCCGGGACAGTTCGGATTAATGGCATGGATCCACATAAAGAAAGGGAAAAATTCGTGAGAACGATTGGAGTTGTCTTCGGCCAGCGTTCACAGCTCTGGTGGGATATCGCTGTGCAGGAATCATTCAGGCTGCTGAAAAAAGTCTATAAAGTTTCTGACGAAGATTATAATTCCCATATGAAAGAAGTTATTGAAACGCTTGAAATCGAGTCTCTGCTCGATAAGCCGGTACGTAAGCTTTCTCTTGGACAGAGGATGCGATGTGAACTGGCGGCTGCGCTCATTCATAATCCGCCATTATTGTTTCTTGATGAACCCACGATCGGCCTTGATGTCCTTGTGAAAATGAAAATCAGAGCCTTTCTTAAGGAAATCAACAGAAAATACAAAACAACGATTCTCCTCACAACCCATGACCTGGCTGACATTGAAGCATTGTGCGACAGGGTTGTATTGCTTGATAAAGGAAAAATCATTTATGACGGACGTCTGGAGCAGCTTCAGAAAAACTGGGTGGAAGGGAAACAGGTGCATTTCGAGTTTATGCATCCAGTGCAGGAAAATTCATTAATAGAGCTGACCAGCCAGTTTGAAGTAAACTGGCGCCAGGGGGAACGTTCGAATCTCTGGACGGCGACTGTTGAAGGAGAAGATGAGGAAGTTTCCAGGCTAATGAGCGAGGTCATGAGCAGGCACACAATTTCAGATGTGAAAATAAACCAGGTGTCAACGGAAGAGATTATCCGGAACATTTATGAAGAGGGGATCGTAAATGGGTAA
- a CDS encoding ABC-2 family transporter protein: MGNLSMYLEMIRIRFLMMLAYRTNYYSGILIYSINIGAYYFLWQAIYGAQDSIEGMSVTQMTTYVAVAWMARAFYFNNIDREISQEIQEGKVAVEMIRPYHYLGVKTMQGLGEGLFRLLFFSVPGMFIIWLAFPIDFSGSLTVWGLFVISIIFAFIINTQLNLITGILTFFLLYNTGLIRAKRVVIDLFSGLLLPISFYPLWAQEIMGWLPFQAISYIPSMIFTEGFTGGEVWSALGLQLFWALFLILPIQGMWMLARRQLIVQGG; this comes from the coding sequence ATGGGTAACCTCTCCATGTATCTTGAAATGATCCGGATCCGCTTCCTGATGATGCTTGCGTACAGAACTAATTATTACAGCGGCATTTTAATTTACTCTATTAATATAGGAGCTTATTATTTCCTTTGGCAGGCAATATACGGGGCACAGGATTCTATTGAAGGAATGTCTGTAACCCAGATGACTACTTACGTCGCCGTTGCCTGGATGGCCCGGGCATTTTATTTCAATAATATCGACAGGGAAATCTCCCAGGAGATACAGGAGGGGAAAGTAGCTGTCGAGATGATTCGTCCATACCATTATCTCGGTGTTAAGACAATGCAGGGATTAGGGGAAGGGCTGTTTCGACTGCTCTTCTTCTCTGTTCCTGGAATGTTCATTATCTGGCTGGCCTTTCCGATTGATTTTTCCGGCAGCTTAACCGTATGGGGACTCTTTGTTATATCCATAATCTTTGCTTTTATTATCAACACGCAGCTCAATCTGATTACTGGGATTCTCACTTTCTTTCTCTTATATAATACAGGTCTGATCAGAGCTAAGAGAGTGGTTATTGATTTGTTCTCAGGTCTACTGCTGCCTATATCTTTTTATCCGTTATGGGCTCAGGAAATCATGGGATGGCTGCCGTTTCAGGCGATAAGCTACATCCCTTCGATGATATTTACAGAAGGTTTTACCGGCGGCGAAGTCTGGTCGGCGCTGGGTCTTCAGCTTTTCTGGGCGCTGTTTTTAATACTACCTATACAGGGAATGTGGATGCTGGCCAGACGCCAGCTGATCGTACAAGGGGGGTAA
- a CDS encoding ABC transporter permease, whose amino-acid sequence MFYVSIFFQYASQYLKTRLTYRSDLVVELFSDLLFQAVNLIFILVVFGHTNLLNGWSREEIIFIYGFFLVPYAIFSAFFNIWDFNDRYIVKGEMDRILTRPVHSLFQIIIERMELESLFGVVTGLAIMFYAGSQLGLELSWYDPFVFLLMVIGGSFIYAGIFICLAAISFWSDSKTDIMPMMYNIGNYGRYPVDIYNNVIRFVLTWILPFAFVGVYPSAFFLGRTEWYGYAFLTPVMGIIFLLIAYFMWNEGVKRYRGAGN is encoded by the coding sequence ATGTTTTATGTATCTATATTTTTTCAGTACGCTTCCCAGTATTTAAAAACAAGGCTGACATACCGTTCTGATCTGGTGGTTGAACTCTTCTCCGATTTACTGTTCCAGGCAGTTAACTTAATTTTTATCCTCGTGGTCTTCGGCCATACTAACCTGCTGAACGGCTGGAGCAGGGAAGAAATCATCTTTATATACGGTTTCTTTTTAGTGCCTTATGCAATCTTTTCTGCTTTCTTTAATATTTGGGACTTTAATGATCGTTATATTGTAAAGGGAGAAATGGACCGTATACTGACAAGGCCTGTCCACAGCTTATTTCAGATTATTATCGAGCGGATGGAGCTGGAATCACTGTTTGGCGTTGTTACAGGCCTGGCAATAATGTTTTACGCCGGCTCACAGCTGGGACTGGAGCTAAGCTGGTACGATCCGTTTGTTTTTCTCCTCATGGTTATTGGCGGTTCGTTTATCTACGCTGGTATATTCATCTGCCTGGCTGCTATCAGCTTCTGGTCAGACAGCAAAACCGACATTATGCCGATGATGTATAATATCGGCAACTATGGCCGTTATCCGGTGGATATTTATAATAATGTTATCCGCTTTGTTCTGACGTGGATCCTTCCGTTTGCTTTTGTAGGAGTTTATCCTTCCGCATTTTTCCTTGGCAGGACGGAATGGTATGGCTACGCGTTTCTCACCCCGGTAATGGGTATTATCTTTCTGCTGATTGCTTATTTCATGTGGAATGAAGGGGTAAAAAGATACCGCGGGGCGGGGAACTGA
- a CDS encoding potassium channel family protein, translated as MSLILLLKNQPPERQRISVINFVVLLLVYATVMGAFGIIYICLELLGFPVLIEGERLHYKTFFHLVEDVLYFSAVTMLTVGYGDITPQGIGRWVAMIQALIGYILPAAFVVTTVIYQKKPSRL; from the coding sequence ATGAGTTTAATTTTACTGCTGAAAAACCAGCCTCCTGAGCGACAGAGAATATCGGTAATAAATTTTGTTGTGCTCCTCCTTGTTTATGCTACAGTCATGGGGGCTTTCGGTATAATTTATATCTGTCTGGAACTTCTTGGTTTCCCTGTGCTCATAGAAGGGGAGAGGCTTCACTATAAGACGTTTTTTCATCTTGTTGAGGATGTTTTATATTTTAGCGCTGTAACAATGCTTACAGTAGGCTACGGAGACATTACACCTCAGGGGATAGGCAGATGGGTCGCTATGATACAGGCGCTGATCGGTTATATCCTTCCTGCTGCTTTTGTGGTTACTACAGTAATTTACCAGAAGAAACCGTCTCGTTTGTAG
- the bcp gene encoding thioredoxin-dependent thiol peroxidase: MAYETGEQIRNFTLPSNTGKDVSLSDYLGKYVVLYFYPKDMTPGCTTEACDFRDMHESFGELDAVILGVSPDPADRHAKFAEKYDLPFELLADEDHTTAEAFGVWKLKKNFGKEYYGIERSTFLIDKNGRLMKEWRNVRVKGHVEEALQFLKDNTEL, encoded by the coding sequence ATGGCTTACGAAACAGGAGAGCAAATCAGAAATTTCACTTTACCTTCCAACACAGGAAAAGATGTTAGTTTGTCAGATTACCTTGGAAAATATGTTGTGCTTTATTTTTACCCGAAAGACATGACTCCGGGCTGTACAACGGAAGCATGCGACTTCCGCGATATGCATGAAAGCTTCGGGGAACTGGATGCGGTGATTTTAGGGGTCAGTCCCGATCCTGCAGACCGCCATGCTAAATTCGCAGAGAAATACGACCTTCCATTCGAGCTTCTGGCGGACGAGGATCACACAACTGCCGAAGCATTCGGTGTATGGAAATTAAAGAAGAATTTCGGAAAAGAATATTACGGAATTGAAAGATCAACATTCCTGATTGACAAAAACGGAAGATTAATGAAGGAATGGCGCAACGTCCGGGTTAAGGGGCATGTAGAGGAAGCACTGCAGTTCCTTAAGGACAATACAGAGCTTTAA
- a CDS encoding IS3 family transposase (programmed frameshift), translated as MSKKLFSEKEIELLAKNPYVKSVSPKGITYSDEFKEYFITQNEQGKFPREIFKECGFDTEVLGIKRIESSGKRWREAYRKHGILGLRDTRPGNSGRPRERELSIEEKYAMLEAETNLLKAENELLKKIRFAERGDEEKIKLPAHQKFNLIHSVIKKFNLTGMVSHLCEVAGVSRQGYYNYFSAKQVERRKDREIKDEDLRDLVLKAYNFKNRKKGARQIKMVLAGQFGVVFNLKRIRRIMKKYGIESPFRRANPYKRIMKATQEHKVVPNLLNREFKQGVPYKVLLTDITYLYFGKAKRAYLSTIIDASSNEVLAHQVSDRVTLDIATDTLKKLKNNRRIKLDKEAYIHSDQGGHYTSPVYQKLVKKFELGQSMSRRGNCWDNAPQESFFGHFKDLADIKSCETLEELKQEVKGAIHYYNHYRYQWNMKKMTPVQYRDHLLKVA; from the exons ATGAGTAAAAAGTTATTTTCAGAAAAAGAGATCGAATTATTAGCTAAAAATCCATATGTAAAATCAGTAAGCCCTAAAGGTATTACTTATTCAGACGAGTTTAAGGAGTACTTTATAACTCAAAATGAGCAGGGGAAGTTCCCAAGAGAGATATTTAAAGAATGTGGGTTTGATACGGAGGTATTAGGAATCAAGCGGATCGAGTCTTCTGGCAAAAGGTGGCGAGAAGCTTATCGCAAGCACGGGATTCTTGGACTCCGTGACACAAGGCCAGGAAACTCAGGCAGACCTAGGGAAAGAGAGCTCTCCATTGAAGAGAAATATGCAATGTTAGAGGCAGAAACTAACCTTTTGAAAGCAGAGAACGAGCTATTAAAAAAGATACGGTTCGCCGAAAGGG GGGATGAAGAAAAAATAAAGTTACCTGCTCACCAGAAGTTCAATCTTATTCATTCTGTTATCAAGAAATTCAATCTAACCGGAATGGTTTCCCACCTCTGTGAAGTAGCTGGTGTGTCCCGTCAGGGTTACTATAACTACTTTTCTGCTAAACAAGTTGAAAGAAGGAAGGATCGGGAAATAAAGGATGAAGACCTCCGGGACCTGGTTTTAAAAGCATACAATTTCAAGAACCGTAAGAAAGGGGCTCGCCAAATTAAGATGGTATTGGCAGGTCAGTTTGGTGTTGTTTTCAACCTCAAACGAATCAGAAGAATCATGAAGAAGTATGGAATTGAGAGTCCTTTCAGGAGAGCGAATCCCTATAAGCGTATCATGAAGGCTACCCAGGAGCACAAGGTGGTCCCGAACCTGCTTAACAGGGAGTTCAAACAAGGAGTCCCCTACAAGGTCCTCCTTACGGATATTACCTACCTATATTTCGGAAAGGCAAAAAGGGCTTATTTATCCACCATTATTGACGCTTCCTCCAACGAAGTCTTAGCTCATCAGGTCTCTGATCGGGTTACTCTTGATATCGCTACGGATACCCTTAAGAAGTTAAAGAATAACAGGAGAATCAAACTGGATAAAGAAGCCTACATCCACTCTGATCAGGGAGGTCATTATACCAGTCCTGTTTATCAAAAACTGGTGAAAAAATTCGAATTGGGACAATCCATGTCTAGGAGAGGGAACTGTTGGGACAACGCCCCACAGGAATCATTCTTTGGTCATTTTAAGGACCTGGCTGATATAAAATCATGTGAAACTTTAGAAGAGCTTAAACAAGAAGTAAAAGGTGCCATCCACTACTACAATCACTACAGATATCAATGGAATATGAAAAAGATGACCCCTGTTCAATACAGAGATCATCTTCTTAAAGTGGCCTAG
- a CDS encoding cyclic-di-AMP receptor, with protein MKLMICVAHNRYADELEERLKDKGYRMTELASSGGFLKKGNTTFLFGIKDNDAEALRKEMQAICLDVEKKKGKLKDGQSRYTSFVINVKDALPFLKNLNNGVT; from the coding sequence ATGAAACTGATGATTTGTGTAGCTCACAACAGGTATGCGGATGAACTTGAAGAAAGACTTAAAGATAAAGGCTACAGAATGACTGAACTGGCTTCCAGCGGCGGTTTTCTGAAAAAGGGCAACACTACGTTCCTGTTTGGGATTAAAGATAATGATGCAGAAGCCCTGAGGAAAGAAATGCAGGCAATCTGCCTGGATGTAGAAAAGAAAAAAGGAAAATTAAAAGATGGCCAGAGCAGGTATACTTCTTTCGTTATTAATGTGAAAGACGCGCTCCCGTTTCTGAAAAATCTGAATAATGGTGTGACATAA
- a CDS encoding Lrp/AsnC family transcriptional regulator has protein sequence MDNTDIRLLEILQEDGRITLSDLSKELALSRPSVTERLTRLKEQGIINRIGARVSPESVGRKVLLFIQVSEVTVPYNEFEEMISSHPDIIECHRVTGMINYLLKAAVDDMDHLGKLIDHLIPYAAINTSIVLSSPVEEKVILPSPKTAENPEKHLSRKTRGELKKLNNM, from the coding sequence ATGGATAACACAGATATCAGGCTGCTGGAAATCCTGCAGGAAGACGGGAGAATTACTTTAAGCGACCTTTCAAAGGAACTGGCGTTGAGCCGGCCAAGTGTGACAGAACGTCTGACAAGATTGAAAGAGCAAGGAATAATTAACAGAATAGGAGCAAGGGTTTCACCAGAATCTGTTGGCCGAAAAGTGCTCTTGTTTATTCAGGTAAGCGAGGTTACCGTGCCTTATAATGAGTTTGAGGAGATGATCAGCAGTCATCCTGATATTATTGAATGCCACCGTGTTACAGGCATGATTAATTATCTTCTGAAAGCCGCAGTAGACGACATGGACCATTTAGGGAAACTGATCGATCATCTCATTCCATATGCGGCAATCAATACATCGATCGTTCTTAGCTCACCTGTGGAAGAAAAAGTGATCCTGCCATCACCGAAAACAGCGGAGAACCCGGAAAAGCATCTTAGCAGAAAGACAAGGGGAGAACTTAAGAAGTTAAACAATATGTGA
- the pdhA gene encoding pyruvate dehydrogenase (acetyl-transferring) E1 component subunit alpha, translating into MAMKSSELQMAGSRESEVFQVLNPEGELLSELGGDIDEELMIKMYENMQFVRAFDRKSVILQRQGRIGTYAPFEGQEASQAGSAMALSDTDWMFPTYRDHAAAMIHGQEMYRVFLYWMAHMDGTTCTEGKKILPPSVPIATQLLHAVGTGWASKLDGDKDVSIAYFGDGASSEGDFHEALNFAGVFKTPTIFFCQNNGYAISVPFEKQSASRTIAQRAAAYDINGVRIDGNDIFAVYLTVKEAVERARRGEGPTLIEAVTFRYGAHTTADDPKKYRDQEEVSKEWRDNRDPLTRLNKYLTEKGLWDETKEAELLRKVNAKIDEELKRAENYPKSHALQMFDHVYAETPWHIAEQREELKKYLAKDGDES; encoded by the coding sequence ATGGCAATGAAAAGCAGTGAACTTCAAATGGCAGGTTCACGTGAATCAGAAGTTTTTCAGGTCCTCAATCCTGAAGGGGAACTGCTGAGCGAACTGGGCGGAGACATTGATGAAGAGCTAATGATAAAAATGTATGAAAATATGCAGTTTGTAAGGGCATTTGACAGAAAGTCCGTCATTCTTCAAAGGCAGGGGAGGATCGGAACGTATGCCCCCTTTGAAGGCCAGGAGGCGTCCCAGGCAGGAAGCGCGATGGCTCTGTCTGATACAGACTGGATGTTCCCCACATACCGGGATCATGCAGCGGCCATGATCCACGGCCAGGAAATGTACCGTGTTTTTCTGTACTGGATGGCCCATATGGACGGAACAACCTGTACAGAAGGGAAGAAGATACTTCCCCCTTCAGTGCCTATTGCCACACAGCTGCTCCATGCAGTTGGAACTGGATGGGCTAGTAAATTGGACGGGGATAAGGATGTCAGCATTGCTTATTTTGGAGACGGGGCGAGTTCAGAAGGGGATTTCCACGAGGCTTTAAACTTTGCAGGTGTATTTAAGACGCCTACTATATTTTTCTGCCAGAATAATGGCTATGCCATCAGTGTCCCGTTCGAGAAACAGTCTGCCTCCAGAACAATTGCACAGAGGGCGGCGGCTTATGATATTAACGGAGTGAGGATCGATGGGAATGATATTTTCGCAGTTTACCTGACTGTAAAGGAAGCTGTGGAAAGAGCGAGAAGGGGCGAGGGGCCTACTTTGATTGAAGCGGTGACCTTCCGTTACGGGGCCCACACTACAGCGGATGACCCTAAGAAATACCGTGATCAGGAAGAAGTTTCAAAGGAATGGCGGGACAACAGGGATCCACTGACGCGCCTTAATAAATACCTTACTGAAAAAGGGCTATGGGATGAAACGAAGGAAGCGGAACTTCTAAGGAAAGTCAACGCAAAAATTGATGAAGAACTGAAGCGTGCTGAAAATTATCCTAAATCACATGCACTTCAGATGTTCGATCATGTGTATGCCGAAACTCCATGGCATATCGCAGAACAAAGGGAAGAGCTGAAGAAATATCTTGCAAAGGATGGGGATGAGAGTTGA
- a CDS encoding alpha-ketoacid dehydrogenase subunit beta, whose protein sequence is MSRKLTMIQAITEVMDQKLAEDPRVMLLGEDIGVNGGVFRATDGLVEKYGEDRVVDTPLAESGIVGTSIGLAMNGKIPIVEIQFLAFIYPAFEQVVSHAARMRYRSRGQFEVPMVIRTPYGAGIRGPELHSESVESFFAHTPGLKVVVPGSPYDAKGLLVSAIEDKDPVIFLEPTKLYRAFKEEVPEELYRVPLGKAKVVKEGTDLTIFSWGAMLREAVNAASKLEIEKGMSCEVVDLRTLYPLDRDTIIESVKKTGRAVVVHEAHKTAGLGGEVISLINDEALIYLKAPVKRIAGFDVPVPMFSVEEDYMPTLERVKRGIEETVNF, encoded by the coding sequence TTGAGCCGGAAATTAACGATGATACAGGCGATAACAGAAGTAATGGACCAGAAGCTTGCTGAGGACCCGCGGGTGATGCTGCTTGGAGAAGATATCGGGGTGAATGGCGGCGTTTTCCGGGCAACAGACGGACTGGTGGAAAAATACGGCGAAGACAGAGTAGTTGACACTCCACTTGCAGAGTCGGGAATTGTGGGCACTTCCATTGGTCTTGCCATGAACGGGAAAATTCCGATTGTTGAAATCCAGTTTTTGGCTTTTATTTATCCGGCTTTTGAGCAGGTTGTCTCCCATGCGGCACGGATGAGATACCGTTCGAGAGGGCAGTTTGAAGTACCTATGGTAATCCGTACGCCATACGGGGCAGGTATCCGGGGACCAGAACTTCATTCAGAGAGTGTAGAAAGCTTTTTCGCTCATACACCTGGGTTAAAAGTAGTTGTACCTGGAAGTCCTTACGATGCGAAAGGACTTCTCGTCTCTGCAATTGAAGACAAAGACCCTGTCATTTTCCTGGAGCCGACAAAACTGTACAGAGCATTTAAAGAAGAGGTGCCTGAAGAGCTTTACCGGGTCCCGCTGGGCAAAGCGAAAGTTGTTAAAGAAGGAACCGATTTAACGATCTTCTCCTGGGGAGCAATGCTGAGAGAGGCTGTGAATGCGGCATCCAAGCTTGAAATAGAGAAAGGCATGAGCTGTGAAGTGGTAGATCTCCGTACTTTGTATCCGCTGGACAGAGATACAATCATTGAATCGGTCAAGAAAACCGGAAGAGCAGTTGTAGTGCATGAAGCACATAAAACAGCTGGTCTTGGCGGTGAAGTAATCTCGCTTATTAATGATGAGGCACTTATATATTTAAAGGCGCCGGTCAAGAGAATTGCAGGCTTTGATGTGCCTGTACCAATGTTTTCTGTAGAGGAAGACTATATGCCGACACTGGAACGTGTGAAAAGGGGCATTGAAGAAACGGTTAATTTCTAA
- a CDS encoding dihydrolipoamide acetyltransferase family protein → MVEFKLPDVGEGMHEGEILSWFIKEGDFVEQDQPVLEVQTDKVNAELTAPASGVIKKIFFNEGEVAEVGSILFTIVEEGASEESAAAAEAVAEMAPQQTEEKKPAVTAVVSEGAGSAAQTRALATPFVRQMAREMKIDIEKVTGTGPAGRVTESDLRDYSSETVKAAEKAEPVEQSPGKETQKTSETNKVMEFSLGQEEERIPLKGIREKIAERMVKSVSTIPHVTHVDEMEMGPLKELRDELKVFAEQKNIKLTYLPFFIKAVVIALKEYKVFNASVDEENKEIVLKNYYHIGIATDTAQGLVVPVIKNADRKSILEIAREIGELAEQAREGKLKVNDITGSTFTISNVGPIGGMHATPIINHPEAAILALHKMEPRMVVRDWEGVISLMMNISLSFDHRIIDGVASVKFTNRIIELLENPKLLFMEMN, encoded by the coding sequence ATGGTGGAATTCAAGCTCCCTGACGTAGGGGAAGGAATGCACGAAGGTGAAATACTCAGCTGGTTTATAAAAGAAGGAGACTTCGTTGAGCAGGACCAGCCGGTTCTGGAAGTACAGACTGACAAAGTAAACGCGGAACTCACTGCACCGGCATCCGGCGTCATTAAAAAGATTTTCTTTAATGAAGGAGAAGTAGCAGAAGTAGGCTCTATACTTTTTACTATTGTGGAGGAAGGTGCATCTGAAGAATCGGCGGCTGCAGCTGAAGCGGTGGCAGAAATGGCACCACAGCAGACCGAAGAAAAGAAACCTGCAGTAACAGCAGTTGTTTCCGAAGGGGCAGGATCTGCTGCACAGACACGTGCTCTGGCAACTCCGTTTGTGAGGCAAATGGCCCGTGAAATGAAGATAGACATTGAGAAAGTTACTGGTACAGGGCCGGCAGGGCGAGTTACTGAATCAGATTTGCGCGATTACTCCAGTGAGACAGTGAAAGCTGCTGAAAAGGCAGAGCCAGTGGAACAATCTCCTGGGAAGGAAACCCAGAAAACCTCTGAAACGAATAAAGTAATGGAATTCAGCCTTGGACAAGAGGAAGAGAGGATACCATTAAAAGGAATCAGAGAAAAAATCGCAGAGCGAATGGTAAAGTCTGTTTCCACTATTCCTCATGTCACTCATGTAGATGAGATGGAAATGGGGCCGCTGAAAGAACTCAGGGATGAGCTGAAAGTGTTTGCGGAACAGAAAAATATAAAACTCACATATCTCCCATTTTTTATAAAAGCGGTTGTTATCGCGTTAAAAGAGTATAAAGTCTTTAACGCTTCAGTGGATGAAGAGAATAAGGAAATAGTGTTGAAAAATTACTATCATATCGGTATAGCTACTGATACAGCACAAGGCCTTGTAGTCCCTGTTATTAAAAATGCGGACAGGAAGAGCATTCTAGAGATTGCCAGGGAAATAGGGGAACTTGCTGAGCAGGCACGGGAAGGAAAACTGAAGGTGAATGATATAACCGGAAGCACGTTTACAATCAGTAATGTAGGCCCGATCGGCGGCATGCACGCTACACCGATAATCAATCATCCGGAGGCTGCGATACTTGCTTTGCATAAGATGGAGCCGAGAATGGTAGTCAGGGACTGGGAAGGTGTTATCAGCCTGATGATGAACATTTCCTTGTCATTTGACCACCGGATTATTGACGGAGTGGCCTCGGTAAAGTTCACAAACAGAATAATCGAATTGCTTGAAAATCCGAAACTTCTTTTTATGGAGATGAACTAA